The Triticum aestivum cultivar Chinese Spring chromosome 7B, IWGSC CS RefSeq v2.1, whole genome shotgun sequence genome window below encodes:
- the LOC123158093 gene encoding putative F-box/FBD/LRR-repeat protein At5g52460, with the protein MADGTRSRVRRRRLAAGRNRLGALPDDVLHHTLTYLSVTEAASAAALSSSWRYLWRSYPLVLEDKGIPAPARDALVPRVLADHPGRFRSVILYDCRLASLNRELPGWPRLLVDKSTQQLLLAHHDWTVIQPDSARLLPADILRCGSLQVLSLDFWTFSADLSRRADISLPQLQILTLTRIVVSDRDLECLIAACPVLESLRLTLNSPKHVRLRSKSLRCALVGLSKVEEFAVVDTPLLQRLYLFQQINGGAVRIACVPNLRVLGYLDTRTHKLQIGDSVIRPDTMASARTVVPSVEILALALNLGISEEVKILASFLRCFPNVETLHIESAPHKPPVTSSEPSGEHHARFYQEVSQVDCLRAHAKKMVIHDFRGDQNEFEFIKFIAKNAEELQFFLVIVSDEGILSSADKVKEIKDELQYVQFRTGISAVLRELPKAGIPYRLKRAADLAINDPFQC; encoded by the exons ATGGCCGACGGCACCCGCAGCCGGGTTCGgaggcgccgcctcgccgccggcagGAACCGCCTCGGCGCCCTCCCCGACGACGTCCTCCATCACACCCTCACCTACCTCTCCGTCACGGAAGCTGCcagcgccgccgccctctcctccaGCTGGCGCTACCTCTGGCGCTCCTACCCGCTCGTCCTCGAGGATAAAGGcatccccgcgcccgcgcgcgATGCCCTAGTACCCCGAGTCCTCGCCGACCACCCGGGCCGCTTCCGCTCCGTCATCCTCTACGACTGCAGGCTCGCCTCCCTGAACCGTGAGCTCCCCGGGTGGCCGCGCCTCCTCGTCGACAAGAGCACGCAGCAACTCCTTCTCGCCCACCACGACTGGACCGTGATCCAGCCCGACTCCGCGCGCCTTCTTCCCGCCGACATCCTCCGCTGCGGCTCGCTCCAGGTGCTCAGCCTGGACTTCTGGACGTTCTCCGCCGACCTCTCCCGCCGCGCCGACATATCTCTTCCCCAGCTCCAGATTCTCACCCTGACGAGGATTGTCGTAAGCGACCGGGACCTGGAGTGCTTGATCGCTGCCTGCCCCGTTCTGGAATCCCTTCGGCTCACCCTCAATAGCCCCAAGCATGTCCGTCTCCGCAGCAAAAGCCTCAGGTGCGCGCTCGTTGGGCTGTCCAAGGTTGAGGAGTTCGCCGTGGTGGACACGCCGCTACTGCAGCGGCTCTACTTGTTCCAGCAGATTAATGGTGGGGCGGTCAGGATCGCTTGTGTTCCCAACCTGCGCGTGCTCGGCTACCTGGACACAAGAACTCACAAGCTGCAGATTGGGGACAGCGTCATCAGG CCGGACACAATGGCGAGCGCAAGGACTGTGGTTCCAAGCGTCGAGATATTGGCGTTGGCTCTGAATTTGGGTATCTCCGAGGAGGTTAAGATACTGGCCAGCTTCCTCAGATGCTTTCCGAACGTTGAGACGCTGCACATTGAG TCTGCACCGCATAAGCCACCTGTAACTTCCAGTGaacccagtggggagcatcatgccAGGTTCTATCAGGAGGTCAGTCAGGTTGATTGCTTGAGAGCACATGCCAAGAAGATGGTTATTCACGATTTCCGAGGGGAtcaaaatgaatttgaattcatcaAGTTCATCGCCAAGAATGCCGAGGAGCTGCAGTTCTTTCTGGTTATTGTGTCGGACGAAGGGATCttgtcttcagctgacaaggtgAAGGAGATAAAAGACGAATTGCAGTATGTACAGTTTCGCACAGGTATCTCTGCAGTGTTACGGGAGTTACCTAAAGCTGGCATTCCTTACCGCTTGAAGAGAGCAGCCGATCTTGCAATCAACGACCCTTTTCAGTGCTGA